Part of the Bacillus cabrialesii genome is shown below.
GCTTGATTTTGTAAGGATGCTGTGCAGATGAACAGATTTGACCAAGCAGCAGCTTTACGGGCGAAAATGGAAAAGCGTCAGCGTGTTCTGCCTATGGTTTTTTCACAAAAAGCGAAGACACTTGCTGTCATCAGCGGCAAAGGCGGTGTCGGAAAATCCAATATTACCTTAAACATGGCCCTTGCGCTGCAGGATAAAGGTAAGAAGGTACTGCTCATCGATCTTGATATCGGGATGGGGAACATTGATATATTGATGGGAAACTCATCGTCCGCCACGATTATCGATGTATTAACCGAACGCAGGCCTCTGATGCAGTCACTATCCGTTGGGGCAAAGGGTTTGCGGTATATATCAGGGGGAACCGGTCTGGATGCGATGTTTCAGCTGGATCAGAGAAAATGGGCGTTTTTTGCCAATGAACTTTCTCATGCGTTAAGCCAGTTCGATTATGTCTTGTTTGACATGGGAGCGGGCTTATCGAAAGATCAGCTGCCTTTTATTTTATCAACAGAAGATATTTTGATCATAACGACTCCCGAACCGACGGCCATCATGGACGCATACAGCGCGGTCAAGCATTTGGTTTTGACGGAAAATAAGCTTTCAATGAAGGTGGCTGTCAATCGGTGCCGTGATCAAAAGGAAGGGCTAGACGCTTTTACCCGCCTTTCCCGCACGATTCATATGTTTTTGGATGTTCAGGTTCAGTTTGTTGGTTCCGTTTCTGACGATCCGATTGTGAGCAAAGCAGTTGTCGAACAGGTTCCTTTTTTCATAAAAAGTCCTCAGGCAAAAGCCAGCCGGTCAGTCCGTCTTTTAGCGGACGCCTTGTTTGAAAGAGAAGAAACAAGACACAAAGAAGACAAACAGACATTTATAGAGAAATTATCTTCTTTTTTAATGAGGAGGGCTTAATTTGATTCGTGTGCTTGTAGTTGATGATTCAGCTTTTATGAGAAAAATGATAAGTGATTTTCTAACCGAGGAAAAGCAGATAGAAGTAATCGGAACTGCGAGAAACGGAGAAGAAGCGCTTAAGAAGATTGAATTACTAAATCCGGATGTTATTACTCTTGATGTTGAAATGCCGGTCATGAATGGGACAGACACACTGCGTAAAATTATTGAGATTTATAACTTGCCGGTCATCATGGTGTCAAGCCAGACTGCAAAAGGTAAAGAGTGCACAATTAATTGTTTAGAGATCGGGGCCTTTGACTTTATCACAAAGCCATCAGGCTCAATATCTCTGGATTTGTACAAAATTAAAGAACAATTAGTTGAGCGTGTCGTCGCGGCAGGACTTTCAGGCAAGCGGAAACATCCTGCTACACAGGCAGTTCGGCCTGAACCTATAGTGCGTGCTGTAAAGCCTGAATTAAGCAAACCGAAACTCGGTTCAGGCAGGCAAATTGTATGTATCGGCACATCAACAGGCGGCCCAAGGGCATTACAAAAAGTGATACCGAAGCTCCCTAAGGATTTGAATGCACCGGTGGTTGTTGTTCAGCACATGCCTGAAGGTTTTACTGCTTCTTTGGCTGAGCGGCTGAATCATTTATCTGACATTCAAGTAAAAGAAGCAAAAGATGGTGAAGCGGCTCTTAACGGCTGTGTTTACATTGCACCGGGCGGAAAAAACATATCCGTTATCAAAAACAGCGGGGGACTCCAGATCGTTCTTGATAATCACGATACACCAAGCCGTCATAAACCATCAGCGGATTATTTATTCCGTTCTGTCGGTAAACTGGCAGACTATGAAAAAGTAGCGGTTATCATGACCGGAATGGGCAGTGACGGCACTGCCGGCTTAAAGGACATGCTAACGGCCGGCAATGTGAAAACCATTGCGGAGTCTGAAGAATCTTGTGTCGTATATGGGATGCCGAAAGCTGCTGTTAAAGCAGGCCTCATTCATGAGATTAAACATGTGGAAGATATCGCAGCATCCATCACAAGCTGTGTGAAAAAAGAGAGGGTGTGATTCAATGGATATGAATCAGTATTTAGATGTCTTTATTGATGAGAGTAAAGAACATTTACAAACATGTAATGAAAAGCTTCTCCTTTTAGAGAAAGACCCGACTGACCTTCAGCTCGTTCATGATATATTCAGGGCTGCCCATACATTAAAAGGAATGAGCGCAACGATGGGCTATACGGATTTAGCACATCTAACCCACCTGCTTGAAAACGTGCTGGATGCAATCCGAAACGGAGACATGGCGGTTACCTCAGACTGGCTGGATATTTTGTTTGAAGCACTGGATCACCTGGATGCTATGGTTCAGTCTATTATTGACGGCGGGGATGGGAAAAGAGATATCTCAGAAGTAAGCGCAAAGCTTGATGTAAATGGTGCGCACGCTGAAACGGCTGCCTCTGCGGAACCAGCAGAA
Proteins encoded:
- the flhG gene encoding flagellum location/number ATPase FlhG, whose translation is MQMNRFDQAAALRAKMEKRQRVLPMVFSQKAKTLAVISGKGGVGKSNITLNMALALQDKGKKVLLIDLDIGMGNIDILMGNSSSATIIDVLTERRPLMQSLSVGAKGLRYISGGTGLDAMFQLDQRKWAFFANELSHALSQFDYVLFDMGAGLSKDQLPFILSTEDILIITTPEPTAIMDAYSAVKHLVLTENKLSMKVAVNRCRDQKEGLDAFTRLSRTIHMFLDVQVQFVGSVSDDPIVSKAVVEQVPFFIKSPQAKASRSVRLLADALFEREETRHKEDKQTFIEKLSSFLMRRA
- the cheB gene encoding protein-glutamate O-methylesterase CheB — encoded protein: MIRVLVVDDSAFMRKMISDFLTEEKQIEVIGTARNGEEALKKIELLNPDVITLDVEMPVMNGTDTLRKIIEIYNLPVIMVSSQTAKGKECTINCLEIGAFDFITKPSGSISLDLYKIKEQLVERVVAAGLSGKRKHPATQAVRPEPIVRAVKPELSKPKLGSGRQIVCIGTSTGGPRALQKVIPKLPKDLNAPVVVVQHMPEGFTASLAERLNHLSDIQVKEAKDGEAALNGCVYIAPGGKNISVIKNSGGLQIVLDNHDTPSRHKPSADYLFRSVGKLADYEKVAVIMTGMGSDGTAGLKDMLTAGNVKTIAESEESCVVYGMPKAAVKAGLIHEIKHVEDIAASITSCVKKERV